From a region of the Bradyrhizobium sp. KBS0727 genome:
- a CDS encoding SDR family NAD(P)-dependent oxidoreductase, with translation MSDILNGKVVVVTGASSGIGRAIAIGAARHGAKAVIVSDVTETPREGGGPAAAEIGKLGVAARFHRTDVSKQSENDALVEAASEFGGVDVFVANAGITLRSDGADVPEADYRRLMSVNLDGVLFGAQAAARQMKKLGKAGSIVLMASMGGIAGAGITVAYSTSKGGVVLMAKALADSLGPDGIRVNSIAPGTIDTHLLRTTPDIAEASEGFRKRTPLRRLGKPSEVADAVAYLGSDLSSYVTGIALLVDGGLLSVI, from the coding sequence ATGAGCGATATTCTGAACGGCAAGGTCGTCGTCGTGACCGGCGCCTCAAGTGGAATTGGTCGCGCCATCGCGATCGGCGCGGCGCGACATGGCGCGAAAGCCGTCATCGTTTCCGACGTAACCGAGACGCCGCGGGAAGGCGGTGGCCCCGCGGCCGCCGAAATCGGGAAACTCGGCGTCGCCGCGCGGTTTCACCGCACCGACGTGAGCAAACAGTCCGAAAACGATGCGCTGGTGGAAGCGGCGAGCGAGTTCGGTGGCGTCGACGTGTTCGTGGCCAATGCCGGTATCACGTTGCGTTCGGATGGCGCCGACGTTCCCGAGGCGGACTATCGCCGACTCATGTCGGTCAATCTCGACGGTGTCCTGTTCGGCGCGCAGGCCGCCGCCCGGCAAATGAAGAAGCTAGGAAAGGCCGGTAGCATCGTGCTGATGGCAAGTATGGGTGGAATCGCCGGCGCGGGGATCACCGTCGCATACTCGACCAGTAAGGGCGGTGTCGTGCTGATGGCGAAGGCGCTGGCCGACTCGCTCGGGCCCGATGGTATCCGCGTCAACTCCATAGCGCCTGGAACGATCGACACGCACTTATTGCGAACCACGCCGGATATCGCCGAAGCCTCCGAAGGCTTTCGTAAGCGCACGCCGCTACGCCGCCTCGGCAAGCCTTCCGAAGTTGCCGACGCCGTCGCCTACCTCGGCTCCGATCTGTCCAGCTACGTCACGGGGATTGCGCTTCTCGTCGATGGCGGGCTGCTGTCGGTGATCTAG
- the wrbA gene encoding NAD(P)H:quinone oxidoreductase → MPKVLVLYYSSYGHIEKMAEAVAEGARSAGAQVDIKRVPETVPEAIARSAHFNLDQAAPVATVSELENYDAIVVGTGTRFGRMSSQMAAFLDQAGGLWAKGALHGKVGAAFASSATQHGGQEMTLFSIITNLLHFGMTIVGLPYSHQGQMSVEEIVGGAPYGATTVAGGDGSRQPSEIDLAGARHQGELVAKTAAKLFG, encoded by the coding sequence ATGCCTAAAGTTCTCGTTCTCTATTACTCGTCTTACGGGCACATCGAAAAAATGGCCGAAGCCGTTGCGGAAGGCGCGCGCAGCGCCGGGGCACAGGTCGACATCAAGCGCGTGCCGGAAACGGTTCCGGAAGCGATCGCCAGGAGCGCCCACTTCAATCTCGATCAGGCTGCCCCGGTCGCAACCGTCTCCGAACTGGAAAATTACGATGCGATCGTCGTCGGGACTGGTACGCGGTTCGGGCGAATGTCGTCACAGATGGCCGCATTCCTCGATCAGGCCGGCGGTTTGTGGGCGAAGGGGGCGTTGCACGGCAAGGTCGGTGCTGCCTTCGCATCCAGTGCCACTCAGCATGGCGGCCAGGAAATGACGCTGTTCTCGATCATCACCAACCTGCTGCATTTTGGCATGACGATCGTGGGGTTGCCATACAGCCACCAAGGGCAGATGAGCGTCGAGGAGATCGTCGGTGGTGCGCCCTACGGTGCCACCACGGTTGCCGGTGGCGATGGATCGCGCCAGCCGAGCGAGATCGACCTCGCAGGTGCACGCCATCAAGGCGAACTGGTCGCAAAGACGGCAGCCAAGCTTTTCGGTTGA
- a CDS encoding zinc-binding alcohol dehydrogenase family protein codes for MTTMRAVRFSTYGLPSVLSVGDIPKPILQPGEALVQVAASAINPSDVKFVSGLFNPTLPRTPGRDYAGIVVTGSPRWAGKAVWGNGAGFGISRDGSHAQFFAVPEDWLSEKPANLSMDQAAAVGVPYIAAWSALVVAGEIRAGETVLVTGASGAVGRAATQIAHWKKARVIGADVKESQDSGADVFINTKTNDLPTMVAALNENKGVSLVLDAVGGPVFEPALKSMGLDGRQVVITSVGSRRVEFDLADFYHNRQRLIGVDTAKLTGQEIAAILNELRPGFETGALKPSAVKTWQLNDAVGAYEAVAAGDSSAKHILKPNGA; via the coding sequence ATGACCACGATGCGCGCTGTTCGATTCTCGACATATGGGCTGCCCTCAGTCCTGAGCGTCGGGGACATTCCAAAACCGATCCTGCAGCCGGGCGAGGCGTTGGTTCAGGTTGCCGCTTCGGCGATCAATCCCAGCGATGTGAAGTTCGTCTCCGGCCTGTTCAACCCGACTCTTCCGCGCACGCCAGGTCGCGACTACGCGGGAATAGTCGTCACCGGATCGCCGCGTTGGGCAGGAAAGGCCGTATGGGGCAACGGTGCCGGTTTCGGCATCAGTCGGGACGGCTCTCACGCCCAATTCTTCGCCGTTCCGGAGGATTGGCTGTCGGAAAAGCCGGCGAACCTTTCGATGGATCAGGCCGCAGCGGTGGGCGTGCCCTATATCGCCGCGTGGTCGGCACTTGTGGTAGCTGGCGAAATTCGAGCCGGCGAAACCGTCCTCGTGACTGGCGCGTCCGGCGCCGTCGGCCGCGCGGCGACGCAGATCGCGCACTGGAAGAAGGCGCGCGTTATCGGCGCCGACGTCAAGGAGAGTCAGGACTCTGGCGCGGACGTCTTCATCAACACCAAGACCAATGACCTGCCCACCATGGTGGCGGCGCTGAACGAGAACAAGGGTGTGAGCCTCGTGCTGGACGCCGTGGGCGGGCCGGTCTTCGAGCCAGCCCTGAAGTCGATGGGGCTGGACGGCCGCCAAGTCGTAATCACGAGCGTCGGCTCCCGTCGCGTCGAGTTCGATCTGGCGGATTTCTACCATAACCGCCAACGGTTGATTGGTGTCGACACCGCCAAGCTCACGGGCCAGGAGATTGCGGCAATCCTGAACGAGCTTCGGCCGGGCTTCGAGACCGGCGCGTTGAAGCCGTCAGCGGTGAAAACCTGGCAACTCAACGATGCGGTGGGGGCCTACGAAGCAGTCGCTGCCGGCGATAGCTCCGCCAAACATATTCTGAAGCCGAACGGCGCCTAG
- a CDS encoding MFS transporter, translating into MARDLGLAPNEIGLIFSASQLGALIGAFVFGFCADRWGRRPVIILCAAIFSLGTLATMWCGSFATVLCVRLCTGIGIGGALPSYVALATEYAPRRRRGAVRVRMYSFHWTKRKSSIASSF; encoded by the coding sequence ATGGCACGAGATCTTGGTCTCGCACCGAACGAAATCGGGTTGATATTCTCTGCATCTCAGCTCGGAGCGCTTATTGGCGCCTTCGTTTTCGGCTTCTGCGCGGATCGATGGGGCCGGCGGCCAGTAATCATACTATGCGCAGCCATCTTCAGCCTCGGCACGCTCGCGACGATGTGGTGTGGCTCGTTTGCTACGGTTCTGTGTGTTCGTTTGTGCACTGGCATAGGTATTGGCGGGGCTCTGCCAAGCTATGTTGCTCTGGCCACCGAATATGCACCTCGGCGCAGACGCGGGGCCGTACGGGTCAGGATGTATTCTTTCCATTGGACCAAAAGAAAATCGAGTATCGCCTCAAGTTTCTGA
- a CDS encoding Z1 domain-containing protein, which produces MDQKKIEYRLKFLNQSGNAKDAEQALLRFLVTSAHLNLSENKTEQNYSLLVHTSGKKQDHETDLQTIETLVNSLSDSSDKAFGYLVTQVHKIAEGLYPQADADEITKYVVENISRASTVVLNSERDRVAAGDSATEPTSPFTIIIGGNIVSRGVTFPNLLAMFFTRDVANKLQQDTYIQRARMFGARGEYLKHFELTIPQQLYANWHKCFVFHKLALDTIANNIGSPVWVGDSRVSVASKASINNATVALDKGEMSFQMFGYTADLDNLILTGQTNVDTLRKLMAKLGKQALPEFLIDYIETVQPNGDGSLAIHKCSPIPKGKSYDQAAISRDKGVMGTSQREPDKFPKAVHHIKIFFNESKKARLFYKREGSVQFIQNQKPAQD; this is translated from the coding sequence TTGGACCAAAAGAAAATCGAGTATCGCCTCAAGTTTCTGAATCAGTCAGGGAATGCCAAAGATGCGGAGCAGGCCCTCCTTCGATTCCTGGTGACTTCGGCGCACCTGAATTTGTCTGAAAACAAGACGGAGCAGAATTACTCCTTGCTGGTTCACACAAGTGGCAAGAAGCAAGATCATGAAACCGACCTTCAAACTATCGAAACGTTGGTAAATTCATTAAGTGATAGCAGTGACAAGGCCTTTGGCTATCTAGTAACTCAAGTACACAAGATTGCTGAAGGTCTGTATCCTCAAGCCGACGCCGATGAAATCACCAAGTATGTAGTTGAGAATATTTCTCGCGCGTCGACGGTCGTTCTGAACAGTGAACGCGATCGTGTGGCCGCCGGGGATTCCGCTACCGAGCCAACATCACCTTTCACCATTATCATCGGCGGTAACATCGTATCGAGAGGGGTAACTTTCCCAAACCTCTTGGCAATGTTCTTTACGCGAGATGTTGCCAATAAACTTCAACAAGATACTTACATTCAGCGCGCACGGATGTTCGGCGCGCGGGGTGAGTATCTAAAGCACTTTGAGCTAACGATACCCCAGCAGCTGTATGCCAATTGGCACAAATGCTTTGTTTTCCATAAGCTGGCGCTTGATACTATCGCCAACAACATTGGATCGCCGGTTTGGGTAGGCGACAGCCGCGTGTCCGTTGCCTCAAAAGCGAGCATCAACAACGCCACGGTTGCTCTGGATAAGGGCGAAATGTCGTTTCAGATGTTCGGCTATACTGCCGACCTCGACAACCTGATACTCACGGGCCAAACGAATGTTGACACGCTTAGGAAGCTTATGGCGAAGCTTGGAAAACAAGCGCTGCCGGAATTCTTGATAGATTATATTGAGACCGTACAGCCAAATGGCGACGGCTCTCTGGCCATTCATAAGTGCTCGCCGATCCCGAAAGGCAAGAGCTACGATCAAGCGGCAATCTCACGTGACAAAGGCGTCATGGGTACGTCTCAGCGTGAGCCCGATAAATTTCCAAAGGCGGTGCACCACATAAAGATCTTCTTCAACGAGTCGAAAAAGGCCCGCTTGTTTTACAAGCGCGAGGGCAGCGTCCAGTTTATCCAAAACCAAAAACCTGCTCAGGACTAG
- a CDS encoding ester cyclase — protein MTNAISEAAKAVVRRNTEEVQGGGNFEVFEELFADDFLDHTPQPNGTPDKAGARALYHALRAAFPDFHAIIHWQTADGEIVTTFKTYHGTHKGEFLGVAPTGRKIHFDTVDAMRVHNGKITEHWGVANLFSLMQQLGAIAPDRKKS, from the coding sequence ATGACCAACGCAATCAGCGAAGCGGCGAAGGCTGTGGTTCGCCGCAACACCGAAGAAGTGCAGGGTGGCGGAAATTTCGAAGTCTTCGAGGAGCTTTTTGCCGACGACTTCCTCGACCATACGCCGCAGCCAAATGGAACGCCCGACAAGGCGGGAGCTCGCGCGCTCTATCACGCTTTGAGAGCCGCATTTCCCGATTTTCACGCCATCATTCACTGGCAGACGGCCGATGGCGAGATCGTGACCACGTTCAAGACCTATCACGGCACGCACAAAGGCGAGTTTCTGGGCGTCGCGCCGACAGGCCGGAAGATCCATTTCGATACGGTCGACGCCATGCGGGTGCACAATGGCAAGATCACCGAGCATTGGGGAGTAGCAAATCTCTTCTCGCTGATGCAGCAGCTCGGCGCCATCGCGCCTGACAGGAAGAAATCTTAA
- a CDS encoding SDR family NAD(P)-dependent oxidoreductase, whose protein sequence is MSDDFKGKVVLVTGAGSGIGREAARIFASRGAFVFGADLNETGLAETGKLISESGGRIEVMRVNVSEESEVAAFLSRIDKTAGRLDVAFNNAGITGGTHRIEDYPTDDFDRVLRVNLRSVFLGMKYELPLMKRSGGGAIVNTASVAALTGPGGMSAYAASKHGVHGLTRVAAMENAAHNIRANTLAPGFTETPMVVANSAQNPAFAANAKTAIPAKRGGDPRELAAAAVWLASGEASYVVGHMLVVDGGMTIGGFEL, encoded by the coding sequence ATGTCGGATGATTTTAAGGGAAAAGTCGTGCTGGTCACGGGCGCCGGCTCGGGCATCGGGAGGGAGGCGGCCCGTATCTTTGCGAGCCGCGGCGCCTTCGTCTTCGGCGCGGACCTGAACGAAACAGGTCTGGCCGAGACCGGGAAACTCATCTCCGAGTCCGGCGGCAGAATTGAGGTCATGCGCGTCAACGTCTCGGAGGAAAGTGAAGTCGCCGCTTTTCTTTCTCGGATCGACAAGACCGCAGGCCGTCTCGACGTCGCATTCAACAACGCCGGCATCACCGGTGGCACCCATCGTATTGAAGACTATCCGACCGATGACTTCGATCGGGTTCTCAGGGTCAACCTGCGCAGCGTCTTTCTCGGCATGAAGTACGAGTTGCCGCTGATGAAGCGCAGCGGTGGCGGAGCCATCGTCAATACGGCATCGGTGGCCGCCTTGACGGGGCCGGGTGGCATGAGCGCTTACGCCGCCTCCAAGCACGGCGTGCACGGATTGACGCGCGTGGCTGCAATGGAAAACGCGGCCCATAACATTCGCGCTAACACGCTGGCTCCCGGCTTCACTGAAACGCCAATGGTGGTTGCGAATAGCGCGCAGAACCCCGCATTTGCCGCCAATGCAAAGACCGCCATCCCGGCCAAGCGTGGAGGCGACCCTCGCGAACTGGCGGCCGCGGCCGTATGGCTGGCTTCTGGCGAGGCGAGTTACGTCGTCGGCCACATGCTCGTCGTCGACGGCGGGATGACGATCGGCGGTTTCGAACTCTAG